The proteins below come from a single bacterium genomic window:
- the cas4 gene encoding CRISPR-associated protein Cas4 gives MSYSYTEDDLLPLSALQHLLFCERQCALIHIEQAWSENLFTAEGRIMHDRVDTGKHETRHNIRSEFAVPLRSFRLGLAGKADVVEFHRQGNMWHPFPVEFKRGQPKQDNCDRVQLCAQAICLEEMLNVEIDGGALFYGKIRRRQDVVFDLNLRKETEEASKRLHQLIASGITPAPQYSKKCESCSLIEVCLPKTCNRNGSAGRYLTRAMVE, from the coding sequence ATGTCATATTCATATACTGAAGACGATCTCCTTCCACTCTCGGCATTACAGCATCTATTGTTTTGCGAGCGTCAATGTGCGTTGATACATATTGAACAGGCATGGAGCGAAAACCTGTTTACTGCTGAGGGTCGGATTATGCATGACCGTGTTGATACAGGAAAGCATGAAACACGGCATAATATCCGGAGTGAATTCGCAGTGCCGCTTCGCTCGTTTCGGCTTGGATTAGCAGGTAAGGCGGATGTTGTGGAATTCCACCGGCAGGGTAATATGTGGCATCCCTTCCCTGTGGAATTCAAGCGGGGGCAACCAAAACAGGATAACTGCGATAGGGTACAGCTTTGTGCCCAGGCTATATGTCTGGAAGAGATGCTAAATGTCGAAATAGATGGCGGTGCCCTGTTTTACGGAAAGATACGACGAAGGCAGGATGTTGTGTTTGACCTGAATCTGAGGAAGGAAACAGAAGAGGCCTCTAAAAGATTACACCAGCTTATTGCATCGGGAATTACTCCTGCGCCGCAGTATTCTAAGAAGTGTGAAAGTTGCTCTCTGATTGAAGTGTGCCTTCCGAAAACTTGCAACCGAAATGGATCAGCAGGCAGGTATCTGACTAGGGCAATGGTGGAGTGA
- the cas7c gene encoding type I-C CRISPR-associated protein Cas7/Csd2, translated as MGTLKNKIDFAVVFSVNGANPNGDPLNGNRPRTNYDGLGELSDVCIKRKIRNRLMEMKNDKDEYLYSIFVQSDDNRVDNYRSLRSRAEGELKKAMNDENTFREEACKKWVDVRAFGQVFAYGSEKKGGGVSVGIRGPVSIHSAFSVTPVSVSSIQITKSVSGEGDGEKKASDTMGMKHRVDHGLYVFYGAINPQLASKTGFTNEDAAAIKNALEHLFDNDASSARPEGSMELLTVIWWQHNCKSGQYSSAVVHRALSVDLKKGISDPKKIDDYSIKLKDISGLTPEIFNPNNIVIEKN; from the coding sequence ATGGGAACTTTGAAAAACAAGATTGATTTTGCAGTGGTGTTTAGTGTGAACGGAGCTAATCCTAATGGTGATCCATTAAATGGCAATCGTCCACGAACAAACTATGATGGGTTGGGCGAGTTGTCTGATGTCTGCATTAAACGAAAAATCAGGAATCGATTGATGGAGATGAAGAATGATAAGGATGAATATTTATACAGTATTTTTGTTCAATCAGACGATAATAGGGTGGATAATTACCGTAGTTTACGGTCAAGGGCAGAAGGCGAATTAAAAAAGGCGATGAATGACGAAAACACTTTTAGAGAAGAGGCCTGTAAGAAATGGGTAGATGTTCGAGCTTTTGGTCAAGTGTTTGCGTATGGGAGCGAAAAGAAAGGTGGAGGAGTGTCTGTTGGAATTAGAGGTCCTGTCTCAATCCATTCTGCTTTTTCGGTTACGCCGGTAAGTGTGTCCAGCATACAAATCACAAAAAGCGTTAGTGGTGAAGGAGACGGGGAGAAGAAAGCATCGGATACTATGGGGATGAAACATCGTGTTGATCATGGACTGTATGTATTCTACGGCGCAATAAATCCTCAGCTTGCCTCAAAAACAGGGTTTACCAATGAGGATGCTGCAGCAATAAAAAATGCACTCGAACATTTGTTTGACAATGATGCTTCTTCTGCACGGCCTGAAGGCAGCATGGAACTATTAACCGTTATATGGTGGCAACATAATTGCAAATCTGGTCAATATTCGTCTGCTGTGGTCCATCGGGCATTAAGCGTTGATCTTAAAAAAGGGATAAGTGATCCGAAAAAGATTGATGATTATTCAATAAAGCTCAAAGATATTTCCGGATTAACGCCGGAAATATTTAATCCGAACAATATTGTCATTGAGAAAAATTAA
- the cas8c gene encoding type I-C CRISPR-associated protein Cas8c/Csd1: protein MSWIQKLYETYENCQSMIGKVGEENEVPLLPICHTIQNAQINIVINLSGEFVRAAVVPRSEAKTIIPATEESAGRSGKKPACYPLCDKLQYIAGDFLEFGGEVTVGFTDDPHEPHNAYVKQLSDWCDSSYKHPKVLAILDYVKKGTVVADLVKEGILHLRPSTRLLMNQWSENDNILEIFKLLPGGVDNKGKKKPWQADAFVRWSVEVPGDPQSSIWTDPTIWESWVNYYGSVKSVKGLCYVTGEQRFMASQHPKKIRYSDDGAKIISSNDWSGFTFRGRFTDTKKHNTYQTCGVGFEVTQKSHSALRWLISRQGYRSGDQAIVAWATSGMSIPNPLDDPLSILGEKNLKNDDCGSIFTAQNLAIKLKKKIAGYKSDLGDASGVVVMGLDSATPGRIAITFYRELTGSEFLSRLEKWHDTCAWIHDYGYNPETKGHIRFVGAPAPKDIAEAAYGSKVDNKLKKTTVERLLPCIIDGQQIPRDIVDSAIRRASNRAGMEEWEWNKTLSIACAIFRKLNEKEGYDMALDENRKTRDYLYGRLLALADSLEQWALNEAKEDRQTNAARLMQRFADHPYSTWKIIELSLAPYKARLKAKSQKRQVLIDKVHAMFEHPDDYISDKKLSGEFLLGYHCQRESLRPKEVETTNESEPEMVTKIDE from the coding sequence ATGAGCTGGATACAAAAACTGTATGAAACATATGAAAACTGTCAATCGATGATTGGAAAGGTTGGCGAAGAAAATGAAGTGCCGCTTCTCCCAATTTGCCATACAATACAGAATGCGCAGATAAATATTGTTATCAACCTCTCCGGCGAATTTGTCAGGGCGGCAGTTGTGCCAAGATCAGAAGCAAAAACTATTATTCCAGCAACCGAAGAATCAGCAGGAAGATCTGGTAAAAAACCTGCTTGTTACCCTCTTTGCGATAAGTTGCAATATATCGCCGGAGATTTCCTTGAATTTGGTGGAGAAGTTACGGTTGGTTTTACAGATGATCCTCATGAACCGCATAATGCCTACGTTAAGCAATTGTCTGACTGGTGTGATTCTTCATATAAGCATCCAAAAGTATTAGCAATACTGGATTATGTGAAAAAAGGTACTGTTGTGGCTGATCTTGTCAAAGAAGGTATACTACATCTGCGACCAAGTACCAGATTGCTAATGAACCAATGGTCAGAGAATGATAATATCCTGGAAATATTTAAATTGCTTCCGGGAGGTGTTGATAATAAGGGCAAGAAGAAACCCTGGCAGGCTGATGCCTTTGTGCGATGGAGTGTAGAAGTTCCTGGTGACCCGCAGTCGTCCATTTGGACTGATCCGACTATATGGGAATCATGGGTGAATTATTACGGAAGTGTAAAATCGGTCAAGGGGCTTTGCTATGTTACAGGAGAACAAAGATTCATGGCAAGCCAGCATCCCAAAAAAATTAGATACAGTGATGATGGTGCAAAAATTATCTCATCAAATGATTGGAGTGGATTCACTTTTCGAGGCCGATTCACAGACACAAAAAAACATAACACATATCAAACCTGTGGCGTTGGCTTTGAAGTTACTCAGAAATCGCATAGTGCTCTTCGTTGGCTTATCAGCCGTCAGGGATATCGTAGTGGAGATCAGGCTATTGTTGCTTGGGCTACATCCGGGATGTCAATCCCCAATCCTCTTGATGATCCTCTATCAATTTTGGGAGAAAAGAATCTTAAGAACGATGATTGTGGTAGCATATTTACCGCGCAGAACCTTGCCATCAAGCTGAAGAAAAAAATAGCGGGATATAAATCTGACTTGGGAGATGCAAGTGGTGTTGTGGTTATGGGTCTTGATTCAGCAACACCGGGACGTATAGCGATTACTTTCTACCGTGAACTGACAGGATCGGAATTTCTTAGCCGTTTAGAAAAATGGCATGATACCTGTGCCTGGATTCATGACTATGGATATAATCCTGAAACAAAAGGACACATTCGATTTGTCGGCGCTCCGGCACCCAAAGATATCGCTGAAGCGGCATATGGAAGCAAGGTGGACAATAAATTAAAAAAAACAACAGTTGAAAGACTTTTGCCCTGCATTATTGATGGGCAGCAGATTCCTCGGGATATTGTTGATTCAGCAATTCGTCGGGCAAGTAATAGGGCAGGAATGGAGGAATGGGAATGGAATAAAACGCTCAGTATAGCCTGTGCGATTTTTAGAAAATTAAACGAAAAGGAGGGATATGATATGGCTTTAGACGAGAACAGAAAAACAAGAGATTACCTTTATGGAAGGCTGTTGGCATTAGCAGACAGTCTGGAGCAATGGGCTTTGAATGAGGCGAAGGAGGATAGACAGACCAATGCTGCGAGGTTGATGCAGAGGTTTGCGGATCATCCTTACAGCACCTGGAAGATAATCGAGCTTTCGCTTGCACCCTATAAAGCCCGGTTGAAAGCAAAATCTCAAAAAAGACAAGTATTGATTGATAAGGTGCATGCTATGTTTGAGCATCCTGATGATTACATCAGTGACAAAAAATTAAGTGGTGAATTTTTGCTTGGCTATCATTGTCAGCGAGAATCGCTCAGACCAAAGGAGGTGGAAACAACAAATGAAAGCGAACCAGAAATGGTAACAAAAATTGATGAATAA
- the cas5c gene encoding type I-C CRISPR-associated protein Cas5c, whose translation MEKANKVELKIQGKYALFTDPLTKIGGEKCSYHIPTYEALKGVLSSVYWTPTIVWIIDCVRVMKRIRTQTRSAKPVDYSGGNSLAIYTYLAHVEYQVQAHFEWNMNRKDMAGDRNENKHYFVAKRMIEKGGRRDIFLGARECQGYVEPCRFGEGIGDYDNYGEIAFDLMFHGFDYPDEFGKDELHARFWRPKMIDGQIDFIRPEKCTIRKLVRPMNANPPQSVGLQEEGLFDELDTKTV comes from the coding sequence ATGGAAAAAGCAAATAAAGTAGAACTAAAAATCCAGGGTAAATACGCCCTTTTTACTGATCCGCTAACAAAAATTGGTGGAGAGAAATGTTCATATCATATCCCGACTTATGAAGCATTGAAAGGTGTATTAAGCTCGGTTTATTGGACACCGACTATTGTGTGGATTATCGATTGCGTCAGGGTAATGAAACGGATTAGAACACAGACTCGTAGCGCAAAGCCTGTTGATTATAGCGGAGGCAATTCTCTGGCTATCTACACTTACCTTGCCCATGTAGAGTATCAAGTTCAGGCACATTTTGAGTGGAATATGAATCGCAAGGATATGGCAGGCGATAGGAACGAAAACAAACATTATTTTGTTGCCAAGCGAATGATAGAAAAGGGTGGGAGAAGAGATATTTTTTTGGGTGCGAGGGAATGTCAGGGGTATGTAGAACCGTGTAGATTTGGAGAAGGGATAGGCGACTATGATAATTATGGCGAAATCGCATTTGATTTAATGTTTCACGGCTTTGATTATCCTGACGAATTTGGGAAAGATGAACTTCATGCCCGATTCTGGCGTCCTAAGATGATTGATGGCCAAATTGATTTTATTCGACCTGAAAAATGCACCATCCGAAAACTTGTAAGACCAATGAACGCCAATCCACCACAATCGGTGGGATTACAAGAGGAGGGATTATTCGATGAGCTGGATACAAAAACTGTATGA